The Micromonospora sp. Llam0 genome includes a window with the following:
- a CDS encoding sensor histidine kinase → MRALLRSVWAEPRVADPPTRVWRDWLLLGAVWAAATLEGLLRTDLVSPAYSLIVALVLAPTLLWRRTRPLLMVAVAFPVTAGAALLAGHEPELITGVYLLILPYALYRWGSGRQIVAGTAIILAKMGLSAAVGHLDLADLVGGTVVVSAAMAVATALRYRATLWARELDQARSAERERLARDLHDTVAHHVSAMAIRAQAGIAVAPTRPAAALDALAVIEAEATGALAEMRLMVRGLRHGEPAGRLGPADLTPNPGIGDVARLASRSQPGPVVDVALHGDLDDIPSTVATAVYRLAQESVTNARRHARHATRIEVRVDVDVDAVRLRVSDDGDTSAARPAAPGGGFGIVGMTERAALLGGTCDAGPDRDRGWTVAVALPRQAPAGRAGT, encoded by the coding sequence GTGCGTGCGCTGCTGCGGTCGGTGTGGGCCGAGCCCCGCGTCGCCGACCCGCCGACACGGGTCTGGCGGGACTGGCTGCTGCTCGGCGCGGTCTGGGCCGCGGCGACCCTCGAAGGGCTGCTCCGCACCGACCTGGTGTCGCCCGCGTACTCGCTGATCGTCGCCCTGGTGCTGGCGCCGACCCTGTTGTGGCGGCGGACCAGGCCGCTGCTGATGGTCGCGGTCGCGTTTCCGGTCACCGCCGGGGCCGCGCTGCTGGCCGGCCACGAACCGGAGTTGATCACCGGTGTCTACCTGCTGATCCTGCCGTACGCGCTGTACCGCTGGGGTTCCGGCCGGCAGATCGTGGCCGGTACGGCGATCATCCTGGCCAAGATGGGCCTGTCGGCGGCGGTGGGTCACCTCGACCTCGCCGACCTGGTCGGCGGGACGGTGGTGGTGTCCGCTGCGATGGCCGTCGCCACCGCGCTGCGGTACCGGGCGACGCTGTGGGCCCGCGAACTCGACCAGGCCAGGTCGGCCGAACGCGAACGACTCGCCCGCGACCTGCACGACACGGTGGCCCACCACGTGTCGGCGATGGCGATTCGCGCCCAGGCGGGCATCGCGGTGGCACCGACCCGACCGGCGGCGGCCCTCGACGCGCTGGCGGTGATCGAGGCAGAGGCGACCGGCGCCCTGGCCGAGATGCGGCTGATGGTGCGGGGCCTGCGCCACGGCGAACCAGCCGGACGGCTGGGCCCGGCGGACCTCACCCCGAACCCCGGTATCGGCGACGTCGCCCGGCTCGCCAGCCGGTCGCAGCCCGGACCGGTCGTTGACGTCGCCCTGCACGGCGACCTCGACGACATCCCGTCGACCGTCGCGACCGCGGTCTACCGGCTGGCCCAGGAGTCGGTGACCAACGCCCGGCGGCACGCCCGGCACGCCACCCGGATCGAGGTCCGCGTCGATGTCGACGTCGACGCGGTGCGGCTGCGGGTCAGTGACGACGGCGACACCAGCGCGGCGCGGCCCGCCGCTCCCGGCGGCGGGTTCGGCATCGTCGGTATGACCGAGCGGGCGGCCCTGCTCGGCGGTACCTGCGACGCCGGACCGGACCGTGACCGGGGCTGGACCGTCGCCGTGGCCCTGCCCCGCCAGGCCCCGGCCGGTCGGGCCGGGACGTGA
- a CDS encoding VWA domain-containing protein, whose translation MTPYPFTAVVGLPDLRQALLLGAVHPGIGGVLIRGEKGTAKSTIVRALAGLLPEVDRVLGCRFGCDPAAPDPACPDGPHTAPVTARGGPAALVELPVGATEDRVVGTLDIQRVLSAGVKAYEPGLLAAAHRGLLYVDEVNLLPDHLVDLLLDAAAMGRAHVERDGVSVSHAARFLLVGTMNPEEGEPRPQLLDRFGLMVSVAAPTEVADRAEVVRRRLAYETDPVAFADRWRSADNQLALRVRDARAALPAVTLPDAEIDRIARICLAYQVDGMRADIVMARAAVALAAWRGKLAVTAAEVADAARLALPHRRRRDPLDPPGADEQRLDEVLRDECGDDDPGPPPPQGPPPPDGGPSQGPPDSDGGPPSEPATPDAGGPADGAEQPDGVPPGGPAPAAAGPAYRPRTLRLPGLGAGATPGRRSAAHADRGRVVGAGSPTGRPSTVHLPATVRAAASRGARRITPADLRQARYVGQEANLILFVVDASGSMAARQRMTVVKTAVLSLLRDAYHRRDRIGMITFRGAAADVVLPPTSSHEVAVAKLAQLRTGGRTPIAAGLRAAATTVAAERRRDPRRRPLVLLVTDGRSTSGPDPTALAPLLAGTAMVVLDCESGPVRLGLARRLATGFDAEWLPLEALSAVVPHPGAVNRATATNRAGAARRVGLAAGRAA comes from the coding sequence ATGACGCCGTACCCGTTCACCGCCGTCGTCGGCCTGCCCGACCTGCGGCAGGCCCTGCTGCTCGGCGCGGTGCACCCCGGCATCGGTGGAGTGCTCATCCGGGGTGAGAAGGGCACCGCGAAGTCGACGATCGTCCGCGCGCTCGCCGGGCTGCTACCGGAGGTCGACCGGGTGCTCGGCTGCCGGTTCGGCTGCGACCCCGCGGCCCCGGACCCGGCCTGCCCGGACGGACCGCACACCGCGCCGGTGACCGCACGCGGCGGCCCGGCCGCCCTGGTCGAGTTGCCGGTCGGCGCCACTGAGGACCGGGTGGTCGGCACCCTGGACATCCAGCGGGTGCTCAGCGCCGGTGTGAAGGCGTACGAGCCGGGGCTGCTCGCCGCCGCGCACCGGGGCCTGCTCTACGTCGACGAGGTCAACCTGTTGCCGGACCATCTGGTTGATCTGCTGCTGGACGCGGCGGCGATGGGCCGGGCCCACGTCGAACGCGACGGGGTGTCGGTCAGCCACGCCGCCCGGTTCCTGCTGGTCGGCACGATGAACCCGGAGGAGGGCGAGCCGCGTCCACAGTTGCTGGACCGCTTCGGGTTGATGGTGTCGGTGGCCGCGCCGACCGAGGTGGCCGACCGGGCCGAGGTGGTGCGCCGGCGGCTCGCGTACGAGACCGACCCGGTGGCGTTCGCGGACCGCTGGCGGTCCGCCGACAACCAGCTCGCGCTGCGGGTACGCGACGCGCGGGCCGCCCTGCCTGCGGTCACGCTGCCCGATGCTGAGATCGACCGGATCGCCCGGATCTGCCTGGCGTACCAGGTGGACGGTATGCGGGCCGACATCGTGATGGCCCGCGCCGCCGTCGCGTTGGCCGCCTGGCGGGGCAAACTGGCAGTCACCGCCGCCGAGGTCGCCGACGCAGCCCGGCTGGCGCTGCCGCACCGGCGGCGCCGTGACCCGCTCGACCCGCCCGGCGCCGACGAGCAGCGGCTCGACGAGGTGCTGCGTGACGAATGCGGCGACGACGACCCCGGTCCTCCTCCGCCGCAGGGTCCGCCGCCACCGGACGGCGGCCCGTCGCAGGGTCCCCCCGACTCGGACGGCGGCCCACCTTCCGAGCCAGCTACGCCGGACGCCGGTGGGCCGGCGGACGGTGCCGAGCAGCCGGACGGCGTACCGCCGGGCGGTCCGGCTCCGGCAGCGGCCGGGCCCGCGTACCGGCCCCGGACACTGCGGCTACCCGGGCTCGGTGCCGGCGCGACGCCCGGCCGACGTTCGGCGGCCCACGCCGACCGGGGCCGGGTGGTCGGTGCCGGATCACCGACCGGACGGCCGTCGACGGTGCATCTACCGGCCACGGTGCGCGCTGCCGCATCCCGGGGCGCCCGCCGGATCACCCCCGCCGACCTGCGCCAGGCCCGCTACGTCGGCCAGGAGGCGAACCTGATCCTGTTCGTGGTCGACGCCTCCGGGTCGATGGCGGCCCGGCAGCGAATGACCGTGGTCAAGACCGCCGTGCTGTCGCTGTTGCGCGACGCCTACCACCGGCGGGACCGGATCGGGATGATCACCTTCCGGGGTGCCGCCGCCGACGTGGTGCTGCCGCCGACCAGCAGCCACGAGGTAGCCGTCGCCAAGCTGGCGCAGCTGCGCACCGGTGGCCGTACCCCGATCGCCGCCGGGCTACGGGCGGCCGCCACCACCGTCGCAGCCGAGCGTCGCCGCGACCCACGCCGCCGGCCGCTGGTCCTGCTGGTCACCGACGGGCGATCGACCAGCGGGCCGGATCCGACAGCCCTTGCGCCGCTGCTCGCCGGCACCGCGATGGTGGTACTCGACTGCGAGTCCGGTCCGGTGCGACTGGGCCTGGCCCGGCGGCTCGCCACCGGCTTCGATGCCGAATGGCTGCCGCTGGAGGCGCTGTCGGCGGTGGTGCCGCACCCGGGCGCCGTCAACCGGGCGACCGCTACGAACCGGGCCGGCGCCGCGCGCCGGGTCGGCCTCGCCGCCGGGAGGGCCGCCTGA
- a CDS encoding sensor histidine kinase has product MSSPAVRQRFRPWLVDAAFGLGVTLVLAVVITANRGGSRDPDLVAYLWAVGLGALMLARRRYPRAVLFVTAFGLFAYYAAGYPAVGVAVPVAAALYAAAEAGRLGSAVLTAALVVAVSLTFRLVDGQDPTYVVGYELVSHLGLIVTAVALGDSVRSRRVEKFRQRELAALTAAEYARQARYRVQTERLTIARDLHDSVGHAVSVISLHADVATEALGHDEPAAATALARIRSTAAHTLRDLRSTVAVLRATDGTAHDLISVRDLDRVLEPAHLAGMDVTVLVDPAAATLPAPVDAAAYRIVQEAVTNAVRHSGGARVDVQLRVAGADLLLTVSDDGPGRSMTPTPTDLPEDLSAGPAVGHGIAGMAERARALGGILTVDRSPDGCAVRARIPIGASR; this is encoded by the coding sequence GTGAGCAGTCCCGCCGTCCGGCAGCGGTTCCGTCCCTGGCTGGTCGACGCCGCGTTCGGTCTCGGCGTCACGCTGGTGTTGGCGGTGGTGATCACCGCCAACCGGGGTGGCTCGCGTGACCCTGACCTGGTCGCCTACCTCTGGGCGGTCGGCCTCGGCGCGCTGATGCTGGCCCGCCGCCGTTACCCGCGGGCGGTCCTGTTCGTCACCGCATTCGGTCTGTTCGCCTACTACGCCGCCGGCTACCCGGCCGTCGGGGTGGCGGTGCCGGTCGCCGCGGCGCTCTACGCCGCAGCCGAGGCGGGCCGGCTGGGTTCGGCGGTGCTGACCGCCGCACTGGTGGTGGCTGTGTCGCTGACGTTCCGGCTCGTCGACGGTCAGGACCCGACGTACGTCGTCGGATACGAGCTCGTCTCGCATCTCGGCCTGATCGTCACCGCAGTCGCGCTCGGCGACAGTGTGCGCAGCCGGCGAGTGGAGAAGTTTCGACAACGTGAGCTGGCGGCGCTGACCGCCGCCGAGTACGCCCGACAGGCCCGGTACCGCGTCCAGACGGAGCGGCTGACCATCGCCCGGGACCTGCATGACTCGGTCGGTCACGCGGTCTCGGTGATCTCGCTGCACGCCGACGTCGCCACCGAAGCGCTCGGTCACGACGAGCCGGCGGCGGCGACCGCGCTCGCGCGGATCAGGAGCACGGCCGCGCACACCCTGCGTGACCTGCGTTCGACCGTCGCGGTACTGCGGGCCACCGATGGTACGGCCCATGACCTGATCAGCGTCCGGGACCTCGACCGGGTGTTGGAGCCGGCCCATCTCGCGGGGATGGACGTGACGGTGCTGGTCGACCCCGCTGCGGCCACGCTGCCGGCACCGGTGGACGCCGCCGCGTACCGCATCGTGCAGGAGGCGGTGACCAACGCGGTCCGACACTCCGGCGGCGCCCGTGTCGATGTCCAGTTGCGCGTCGCCGGAGCGGACCTGCTGCTCACGGTCTCCGACGACGGTCCGGGCCGGTCGATGACGCCGACGCCGACCGACCTGCCCGAGGACCTGTCCGCCGGCCCGGCGGTCGGGCACGGCATCGCCGGTATGGCGGAGCGGGCGCGTGCCCTCGGCGGAATCCTCACCGTCGACCGGTCACCCGACGGCTGCGCCGTCCGGGCGCGAATCCCGATCGGAGCCAGCCGATGA
- a CDS encoding DUF2277 domain-containing protein codes for MCRSIKTLREPYTADVTDADIEAAALQYVRKISGFRQPAAHNAEAFDAAVATVAAASRELLDRLVVRAPAAR; via the coding sequence ATGTGCCGAAGCATCAAGACGCTCCGTGAGCCGTACACCGCCGATGTGACCGACGCCGACATCGAGGCCGCCGCGCTGCAGTATGTCCGGAAGATCTCCGGTTTCCGGCAACCAGCCGCCCACAACGCGGAGGCGTTCGACGCCGCCGTGGCGACCGTCGCCGCCGCCAGCCGCGAACTGCTGGATCGTCTGGTGGTCCGCGCCCCGGCGGCCCGGTAG
- a CDS encoding family 10 glycosylhydrolase: MGSLSNRADPAKPKRQFRGFWLATVANLDWPSRPGLTPDAQQAELRGWLDLARRLRCNAVVVQVRPSADALWPSPYEPWSAVLTGRQGGHPGYDPLGYLVTEAHARDLELHAWCNPYRVASHADPARLVADHPARRHPEWVIAYAGRLYYDPGRPAVRSFVQDAMLDAIAHYDLDALHWDDYFYPYPVAGESFADQASFAAYGAGFDSLAAWRRHNVDLLVAQMSDRLRAVKPWVRFGISPFGIWRNAATDPLGSRTSGLQSYDAIHADSRRWVREQWIDYITPQLYWHIGHPDADYAELVRWWSATVSGTSVELIVGQPTYRVGGTGQDPAELSRHLTLHHSYPQVRGDLQFSGKDVRADRLGAVSRLVAEHYARPALPPVAAGRGGLPAPGVTPAPPAITAATRTPTGVRLDWLAATGTTPTSYALYRCPGTDVADPTVFDDARHLLATVRSTGVGGSFTDATAATGSAYTYLVTALDRQHRESPAGPARVLAAGGDAFSVIVDNRTPGGFTASAAWGTSSWSAGRYGADYRFTSPQPVSDPAWFTVTLPAAGSHRVEVWHPAAAGGRGEPVGAGRRPHHRRRGTPDPGRLTGADLFSQRSDPQ, encoded by the coding sequence ATGGGTTCGCTGTCGAACCGGGCTGATCCGGCCAAGCCGAAGCGGCAGTTCCGGGGCTTCTGGCTGGCCACGGTCGCCAACCTGGACTGGCCGAGCCGGCCCGGACTGACCCCGGACGCCCAGCAGGCGGAGCTGCGTGGCTGGCTGGACCTGGCCCGGCGGCTGCGGTGCAACGCCGTCGTCGTGCAGGTGCGCCCGAGCGCCGACGCGCTCTGGCCGTCGCCGTACGAGCCGTGGTCGGCGGTGCTCACCGGGCGGCAGGGCGGCCACCCCGGCTACGACCCGCTCGGCTACCTGGTCACCGAGGCGCACGCCCGCGACCTGGAATTACACGCCTGGTGCAACCCGTACCGGGTCGCCAGCCACGCCGACCCGGCGCGGCTGGTCGCCGATCATCCGGCCCGTCGCCACCCGGAATGGGTCATCGCATACGCCGGCCGGCTCTACTACGACCCGGGCCGACCGGCGGTGCGGTCCTTCGTCCAGGACGCGATGCTCGACGCGATCGCCCACTACGACCTCGACGCCCTGCACTGGGACGACTACTTCTACCCGTACCCGGTCGCCGGGGAGAGCTTCGCCGACCAGGCCAGCTTCGCCGCGTACGGCGCCGGTTTCGACAGCCTCGCCGCGTGGCGGCGGCACAACGTCGACCTGCTCGTCGCGCAGATGAGCGACCGGCTGCGGGCGGTCAAGCCGTGGGTGCGCTTCGGGATCAGCCCGTTCGGCATCTGGCGCAACGCCGCCACCGACCCGCTCGGCTCCCGTACCAGCGGGTTGCAGTCCTACGACGCGATCCACGCCGACAGCCGCCGCTGGGTGCGCGAACAGTGGATCGACTACATCACGCCGCAGCTGTACTGGCACATCGGCCACCCGGACGCCGACTACGCCGAACTGGTCCGCTGGTGGTCCGCGACGGTGTCGGGCACCAGCGTGGAGTTGATCGTCGGCCAGCCGACGTACCGGGTCGGCGGCACCGGGCAGGACCCGGCCGAGCTGAGCCGGCACCTGACGCTGCACCACAGCTACCCTCAGGTGCGCGGCGACCTGCAGTTCAGCGGCAAGGACGTGCGAGCCGACCGGCTCGGCGCGGTCAGCCGGCTGGTCGCCGAACACTACGCCCGGCCCGCGCTGCCGCCGGTCGCGGCCGGTCGCGGCGGCCTGCCCGCACCGGGCGTCACCCCGGCGCCACCGGCGATCACCGCCGCGACCCGCACCCCGACCGGCGTGCGGCTGGACTGGCTCGCCGCCACCGGCACCACCCCGACGTCGTACGCGCTCTACCGCTGCCCCGGCACCGACGTGGCCGACCCGACCGTCTTCGACGACGCCCGCCACCTGCTGGCGACGGTACGGTCCACCGGCGTCGGTGGCTCCTTCACCGACGCGACAGCGGCGACCGGATCGGCGTACACCTATCTGGTCACCGCCCTGGACCGCCAGCACCGGGAGAGCCCGGCCGGGCCGGCGCGGGTGCTGGCCGCCGGCGGCGACGCGTTCAGCGTGATCGTCGACAACCGCACGCCGGGCGGATTCACCGCCAGCGCCGCCTGGGGCACGTCGAGCTGGTCCGCCGGACGCTACGGCGCCGACTACCGTTTCACCAGTCCGCAGCCGGTCAGCGACCCGGCCTGGTTCACCGTGACGCTGCCGGCGGCCGGCAGCCACCGGGTCGAGGTGTGGCATCCGGCGGCGGCCGGTGGTCGGGGTGAGCCGGTGGGCGCCGGCCGGCGGCCACATCATCGCCGACGCGGTACGCCTGACCCGGGTCGGCTGACCGGAGCGGACCTGTTCTCGCAGCGGTCGGATCCGCAGTGA
- a CDS encoding DUF2306 domain-containing protein — MSTPVPSPRPTPQSVARTVADRSPAANWLIPTGLVLLSVVPVVAGSLRLAELAGGPPIVPDGDRVTAAPVALVTHIVAVTVFSLVGAFQFAPGLRRRHRAWHRAAGRVLVLCGLLTAGTGLWLTLFLPPAAVDSELLIAIRVVVSVAMAACVGVGFLAVRRRDFAAHRAWMIRGYAIGMGAGTQFFTQLAWLAVVGPVTASGRTGTMAAGWLINVVVAEWVIRRRAAGQDRRRDAVRVSGSARPRPAG; from the coding sequence ATGTCCACACCCGTACCGAGTCCACGGCCGACGCCACAGTCCGTCGCCCGCACCGTCGCCGACCGCTCTCCCGCCGCCAACTGGTTGATCCCCACCGGGCTGGTGCTGCTCAGCGTGGTGCCGGTGGTCGCCGGCAGCCTGCGGCTGGCCGAACTGGCCGGCGGGCCGCCCATCGTGCCCGACGGCGACCGGGTCACCGCTGCCCCGGTGGCGCTGGTGACGCACATCGTCGCCGTCACCGTTTTCAGCCTCGTCGGCGCGTTCCAGTTCGCGCCGGGCCTGCGGCGTCGCCACCGGGCCTGGCACCGGGCCGCCGGGCGGGTCCTGGTGCTCTGCGGGTTGCTCACCGCCGGGACCGGCCTGTGGTTGACCCTGTTCCTGCCGCCGGCGGCGGTCGACAGCGAGCTGCTGATCGCCATCCGGGTGGTGGTGAGTGTCGCGATGGCGGCGTGCGTCGGGGTCGGCTTCCTCGCGGTCCGGCGCCGCGACTTCGCCGCGCACCGGGCCTGGATGATCCGGGGTTACGCGATCGGGATGGGTGCGGGCACCCAGTTCTTCACCCAGTTGGCCTGGCTGGCCGTGGTCGGCCCGGTGACGGCGTCGGGCCGGACCGGCACCATGGCCGCCGGTTGGCTGATCAACGTGGTGGTGGCCGAGTGGGTGATCCGGCGTCGCGCCGCCGGCCAGGACCGACGACGCGACGCGGTACGGGTCAGCGGATCCGCTCGACCACGACCCGCCGGATGA
- the cobO gene encoding cob(I)yrinic acid a,c-diamide adenosyltransferase: protein MPQGRPEHVPDDGLTTRARRRQPVLAVHTGPGKGKSTAAFGMALRAWSAGWPVVVYQFVKSPKWKVGEEAALRTLGESGRGAPVTWHKMGEGWSWIQRPGTERDHAAEAAEGWAQIRRDLAVEAYRFYVLDEFTYPIKWGWIDVAEVVSVLRDRPGSQHVVVTGRDAAPELIDLADLVTEMTKVKHPMDAGRKGQQGIEW, encoded by the coding sequence ATGCCACAGGGCAGACCGGAACACGTCCCCGACGACGGGCTGACCACCCGGGCCCGGCGCCGTCAGCCGGTGCTTGCCGTCCACACCGGCCCGGGCAAGGGCAAGTCGACCGCGGCCTTCGGGATGGCGTTACGGGCCTGGTCGGCCGGCTGGCCGGTGGTCGTCTACCAGTTCGTCAAGTCCCCGAAGTGGAAGGTTGGTGAGGAGGCGGCCCTGCGTACCCTCGGCGAGTCCGGCCGGGGTGCCCCGGTCACCTGGCACAAGATGGGGGAGGGCTGGTCCTGGATCCAGCGCCCGGGCACCGAGCGTGATCACGCCGCCGAAGCCGCCGAGGGCTGGGCGCAGATCCGCCGGGATCTGGCCGTCGAGGCGTACCGGTTCTACGTGCTGGACGAATTCACCTACCCGATCAAGTGGGGCTGGATCGACGTCGCGGAGGTGGTGTCGGTGCTGCGGGACCGGCCGGGCAGCCAGCACGTGGTAGTCACCGGCCGGGACGCCGCCCCAGAGCTGATCGACCTCGCCGACCTGGTGACCGAGATGACCAAGGTCAAGCACCCGATGGACGCCGGACGCAAGGGCCAGCAGGGCATCGAGTGGTAG
- a CDS encoding cobyrinate a,c-diamide synthase, translating to MVAVPRVVIAAPGSGHGKTTVATGLLAAYAAQGVRVAGFKVGPDYIDPGYHTLAAGRPGRNLDPVLVGEECLAPLFAHGAAGADLAVIEGVMGLYDGRVGGADVGSTAQVAALLAAPVLLVVDAAGQSRSIAALVHGFRSFGQVHIAGVILNRVGSDRHEQVLRDACEEVGAPVLGVLRRHPSVDTPSRHLGLVPAVERAVEARTAVGALAELVAASVDLAAVAAVAGAAPPLAVEPWSPAAAVRQADAGPGEDVPGEASGDRPVVAVAGGPAFSFGYPETVELLTAAGAEVRTVDPVRDERLPAATAALVVGGGFPEVYAAELAANAGLRRQVAALSAAGAPILAECAGLLWLCRTLDEAPMCGVLPADARMTSRLTLGYRDAVALSDSVLTPEGARLTGHEFHRTEVTPRAGAAPAWGWRGAAPEGFVAGGVHASYLHLHWAARPQIATRLVTAARRAVSVPRQAGGEHGDQPFVALRHVLGQAEAAVDFQADEAVHHRP from the coding sequence GTGGTAGCCGTACCTCGGGTGGTGATCGCCGCACCCGGCTCCGGGCACGGCAAGACCACCGTGGCCACCGGCCTGCTCGCCGCCTACGCGGCCCAGGGCGTCCGGGTCGCCGGCTTCAAGGTCGGCCCGGACTACATCGACCCCGGCTACCACACGCTCGCCGCCGGCCGGCCCGGCCGCAACCTGGACCCGGTGCTGGTCGGTGAGGAGTGCCTCGCGCCACTGTTCGCCCACGGCGCCGCTGGGGCCGACCTCGCGGTCATCGAGGGCGTGATGGGGCTCTACGACGGCCGGGTCGGCGGCGCCGACGTCGGCTCCACCGCCCAGGTCGCGGCGCTGCTGGCCGCCCCGGTGCTGTTGGTCGTCGACGCGGCCGGGCAGAGCCGGTCGATCGCCGCACTGGTGCACGGGTTCCGGTCGTTCGGTCAGGTCCACATCGCCGGGGTGATCCTCAACCGGGTCGGCTCCGACCGGCACGAGCAGGTGCTGCGGGACGCCTGTGAGGAGGTCGGCGCCCCGGTACTCGGGGTGCTGCGTCGGCATCCGTCGGTCGACACCCCGTCGCGGCATCTGGGTCTGGTGCCGGCGGTGGAACGCGCCGTCGAGGCGCGTACGGCGGTCGGGGCGCTGGCGGAGCTCGTCGCTGCGTCGGTGGATCTCGCCGCGGTGGCGGCGGTGGCGGGTGCCGCGCCCCCGCTGGCGGTCGAACCCTGGTCGCCGGCGGCTGCCGTACGGCAGGCGGACGCCGGTCCCGGCGAGGACGTGCCGGGAGAGGCGAGCGGAGATCGGCCGGTGGTCGCCGTCGCCGGTGGACCGGCGTTCAGCTTCGGCTATCCGGAGACCGTCGAGCTGCTGACGGCCGCCGGTGCCGAGGTACGTACCGTCGATCCGGTCCGCGACGAGCGGCTGCCCGCGGCGACCGCGGCGTTGGTCGTCGGCGGCGGCTTTCCCGAGGTGTACGCCGCCGAGCTGGCCGCGAACGCCGGGTTGCGGCGGCAGGTGGCGGCGTTGTCGGCGGCCGGTGCGCCGATCCTCGCCGAGTGTGCTGGCCTGCTGTGGCTGTGCCGCACCCTCGACGAGGCGCCGATGTGCGGGGTACTGCCGGCGGACGCGCGGATGACGTCCCGGTTGACGCTCGGCTACCGCGACGCGGTGGCGCTGTCCGACAGCGTGCTGACGCCGGAGGGGGCCCGGCTGACCGGCCACGAGTTCCACCGTACCGAGGTGACGCCGCGGGCCGGCGCGGCACCGGCCTGGGGGTGGCGCGGCGCGGCGCCGGAGGGTTTCGTCGCCGGTGGCGTGCACGCGTCGTACCTGCACCTGCACTGGGCGGCCCGACCGCAGATCGCGACCCGGCTGGTCACCGCCGCGCGGCGGGCGGTGTCAGTCCCGCGGCAAGCTGGCGGTGAACATGGCGATCAGCCGTTCGTAGCTCTCCGTCACGTCCTCGGGCAGGCCGAAGCCGCCGTCGATTTCCAGGCAGACGAAGCCGTGCATCATCGCCCGTAG
- a CDS encoding response regulator transcription factor — protein sequence MTIRVVVADDQEIVRTGLTMILDAQPGIEVVGEAVDGRRAVDLAHRLRPDVCLFDIRMPDVDGIEATRRLAGPGVADPLAVVVITTFDLDEYVYAALRAGARGFLLKDAGTALLTQAVRAAAAGDALIAPAVTTRLLSAFAAAGPVAPARQPLDPLTDREEQVLIAVARGHTNTEIAGELYISLSTVKSHLAALMTKLGVRNRVELAIWAYETGRVRAGLDRPT from the coding sequence GTGACCATCCGGGTGGTCGTCGCCGACGATCAGGAGATCGTCCGGACCGGGCTGACGATGATCCTCGACGCCCAGCCGGGCATCGAGGTCGTCGGCGAGGCGGTCGACGGCCGCCGGGCGGTCGACCTCGCCCACCGGTTGCGTCCCGACGTGTGCCTGTTCGACATCCGAATGCCGGATGTGGACGGTATCGAGGCCACCCGTCGCCTCGCCGGTCCCGGCGTCGCCGACCCGCTCGCCGTCGTCGTCATCACCACCTTCGACCTCGACGAGTACGTCTACGCGGCGCTGCGTGCGGGTGCCCGGGGCTTTCTGCTCAAGGACGCCGGCACGGCGCTGCTCACCCAGGCCGTCCGGGCCGCCGCCGCCGGTGACGCGCTGATCGCGCCGGCCGTCACCACCCGGCTGCTCAGCGCCTTCGCCGCCGCCGGTCCGGTGGCACCGGCCCGCCAGCCGCTCGACCCGTTGACCGACCGCGAGGAGCAGGTGCTCATCGCCGTCGCCCGTGGCCACACCAACACCGAGATCGCCGGCGAGCTGTACATCAGCCTCAGCACGGTCAAGAGCCACCTCGCAGCCCTGATGACCAAGCTCGGCGTCCGCAACCGGGTCGAGCTCGCGATCTGGGCGTACGAGACCGGCCGGGTCCGCGCCGGCCTCGACCGGCCGACGTGA
- a CDS encoding response regulator transcription factor codes for MIRVVLVDDQELVRAGLRALLEHDRDIEVVGEAGSGHAAARLVRATLPDVVLMDLRMPGGDGIDATRRITADPLLSRARVLVLTTFDDDADIVAAIRAGAAGYLLKDVPSGELRDAVRAVAAGGNLLAPSVTRQVMHRIAAGPEPPARDARLDLLTDRELVVLARVGLGESNAEIGRALFISPATARTHVGRLLAKLDLRDRTQLAVFAHRSGVVPPPAAD; via the coding sequence ATGATCCGGGTCGTTCTCGTTGACGACCAGGAACTGGTACGGGCCGGCCTGCGGGCGTTGCTGGAGCACGACCGGGACATCGAGGTGGTCGGGGAAGCGGGCAGCGGACACGCCGCGGCCAGGCTGGTCCGGGCCACGCTGCCGGACGTGGTCCTGATGGATCTGCGGATGCCGGGCGGCGACGGAATTGACGCGACCCGTCGGATCACGGCAGATCCGCTGCTGTCACGGGCCCGGGTCCTGGTGTTGACCACCTTTGATGACGACGCCGACATCGTCGCCGCGATCCGGGCCGGCGCGGCCGGCTACCTGCTCAAGGACGTGCCCTCGGGGGAGTTGCGCGACGCCGTGCGGGCCGTCGCCGCTGGCGGCAATCTGCTCGCTCCGTCGGTCACCCGCCAGGTGATGCACCGGATCGCGGCGGGACCCGAGCCGCCCGCCCGTGACGCCCGGCTGGATCTGCTGACCGACCGGGAGCTGGTGGTGCTGGCCCGGGTCGGGCTCGGTGAGAGCAACGCCGAGATAGGCCGCGCGCTGTTCATCAGCCCGGCGACCGCCCGTACCCATGTCGGGCGGCTGCTCGCCAAGCTCGACCTGCGCGACCGCACCCAGTTGGCGGTGTTCGCCCACCGTAGCGGCGTCGTGCCACCGCCGGCAGCGGACTGA